One segment of Castanea sativa cultivar Marrone di Chiusa Pesio chromosome 3, ASM4071231v1 DNA contains the following:
- the LOC142629648 gene encoding glutathione S-transferase U17-like — protein sequence MAKNDVKLLGAWPSPFVLRARVALNIKSVKYEFLEETMAPKSELLLQSNPVYKKIPVLIHGDKPICESQVIVQYIDEAWTSGPSILPSDPCDRAIHRFWAVYLDETWFPTMKGLLAVQGEERKPLMDQMSEGIVLLEEAFGKCSKGKAFFGGDGIGFLDIVFGCFLGWLRVSEKITGLKLLDEAKTPRLVKWAESFCADAAVKGIMPETNKLLEFARALAAKMREAPPKN from the exons ATGGCGAAGAATGATGTCAAGCTTTTGGGTGCATGGCCTAGTCCATTTGTGCTGAGGGCTCGGGTTGCCCTTAACATAAAATCTGTAAAGTATGAGTTTCTTGAAGAGACAATGGCCCCTAAGAGTGAGCTTCTCCTCCAATCCAACCCTGTTTATAAGAAAATCCCAGTTCTGATTCATGGTGACAAGCCCATCTGTGAGTCCCAAGTCATTGTTCAATACATTGACGAGGCTTGGACCTCTGGTCCCTCCATCCTCCCTTCTGACCCTTGTGATCGTGCTATTCATCGATTTTGGGCTGTCTATCTTGATGAAACG TGGTTCCCTACCATGAAAGGCCTTTTGGCTGTCCAAGGAGAGGAGAGGAAGCCCTTGATGGATCAAATGAGTGAAGGGATTGTGCTGTTGGAGGAAGCATTTGGGAAATGTAGCAAAGGAAAGGCTTTCTTTGGTGGAGATGGAATTGGGTTCCTTGATATTGTGTTTGGGTGCTTCTTGGGCTGGCTCAGGGTATCAGAGAAGATTACTGGTTTGAAGCTGCTGGATGAAGCAAAGACTCCTAGGCTGGTCAAGTGGGCTGAGAGCTTTTGTGCTGATGCTGCTGTTAAGGGTATTATGCCAGAGACTAATAAGCTATTAGAGTTTGCTAGGGCTCTGGCTGCTAAAATGAGAGAGGCCCCTCCTAAGAATTAA
- the LOC142629123 gene encoding uncharacterized protein LOC142629123, which produces MPRTAIKGQILADFVAEFTDGQVNPEDAVMTIMSIGMENITPWEVYTDGASNRKGAWVGVVLISPEKLVIEKSLRLGFPATNNEAEYEALLVGSQMVRHLGGKVVRVFCDSRLVVGQVNGEFEAKDERMKSYLKRVQGVLGLFDSFKVQQVLRGHNSHADSLAMLATSLGSKLPRMVMVEDLLSSSLTSISAVRVHSVHVGPSWMDLIIAFLQHGILPEDGKMAEKVRRSAPRYWLSEEQKLYRRSYAGPYLLCVHPEAVEPLLEELHEGVCGSHTGGRSLAHAEP; this is translated from the coding sequence atgccccggACAGCTATCAAAGGGCAAATCCTTGCCGACTTCGTGGCCGAGTTCACGGACGGTCAGGTTAACCCCGAAGATGCCGTGATGACAATAATGTCCATTGGGATGGAAAATATCACTCCATGGGAAGTCTACACGGATGGGGCATCAAATCGAAAAGGAGCTTGGGTTGGAGTCGTGTTAATATCTCCCGAGAAACTAGTCATTGAAAAGTCATTGAGGTTGGGATTCccagccactaataatgaggccgagtacgaggctctcTTAGTGGGCTCCCAGATGGTTAGACATTTGGGAGGAAAGGTAGTGAGGGTGTTCTGTGATTCCCGATTGGTGGTAGGGCAAGTTAATGGAGAGTTTGAGGCAAAAGATGAGCGGATGAAAAGTTATCTGAAACGAGTCCAGggggtgttgggtttgtttgacaGTTTCAAGGTACAACAAGTCCTAAGGGGACATAATTCTCATGCTGATTCATTAGCAATGTTAGCCACTTCACTGGGTTCGAAGTTACCGCGTATGGTTATGGTGGAGGATTTATTGTCCTCTAGCTTGACCAGCATCTCGGCAGTACGGGTTCACAGCGTTCATGTAGGCCCAAGCTGGATGGACCTAATTATAGCTTTCTTGCAGCACGGAATACTACCTGAAGATGGAAAAATGGCCGAGAAGGTACGAAGAAGCGCACCCCGTTACTGGCTATCGGAGGAGCAAAAACTCTATAGGCGTTCCTATGCAGGGCCGTACCTCCTTTGCGTACATCCTGAAGCCGTGGAACCTTtgctggaagaattgcatgaaggtgtgtgtgggagccacactggaggAAGATCATTAGCTCACGCTGAGCCATGA